From a region of the Paenibacillus sp. FSL R10-2734 genome:
- a CDS encoding Lrp/AsnC family transcriptional regulator has protein sequence MLDPIDNHILQRLTQNSRISYTDLAKEVNLSSVAVKDRIDRLVNQGIIEQFSIVISAEKLGKKISAYLELEVEPAHLNHIVEVLKENERVAVLYEMTGPCILHIHILVENLEEMERFMHESIYCLDGLVRVENQILLKRHKNQDGLNI, from the coding sequence ATGCTTGATCCTATCGATAATCATATCTTACAGCGGCTGACCCAAAACAGCAGAATATCCTATACTGATCTAGCTAAAGAAGTTAACTTATCAAGTGTCGCGGTGAAGGATCGCATCGATCGGCTCGTCAATCAAGGCATTATCGAGCAATTCTCTATCGTCATTAGTGCAGAAAAGCTGGGAAAGAAAATTTCCGCGTACCTGGAACTTGAAGTAGAGCCTGCTCATCTAAATCATATTGTCGAGGTATTGAAAGAAAATGAACGCGTAGCCGTACTTTATGAAATGACAGGTCCTTGCATTCTTCATATTCACATTCTAGTTGAGAATCTTGAAGAGATGGAACGCTTTATGCATGAATCGATCTACTGTCTCGATGGACTAGTACGTGTAGAAAACCAGATTTTATTAAAGCGCCACAAGAATCAGGACGGTCTAAATATATAA
- the tyrS gene encoding tyrosine--tRNA ligase codes for MNIIDELEWRDAINQQTDAEGLRELTNQKSVSLYCGVDPTGDSMHIGHLIPFMVLKRFQLAGHRPVILIGGATGTIGDPSGRQSERSLQTLEQIQANVDALTAQMKKLFITDGDNQIRMVNNYDWTHKINVIEFLRDYGKNFSINSMLAKDVVASRLDSGISFTEFSYQILQSLDYLHLYQHEDVQLQIGGSDQWGNITSGLDLIRRKEGSEAVAFGLTIPLMLKADGTKFGKTAGGAIWLDPNKTTAFEFYQFWANTDDRDVVKYLKYFTFLSKEQIDGLAEKVQTEPHKREAQKTLAEEMTRFVHGEELLEQAKRITAALFSGDIKSLTADEIEQGFKEMPTYETTLESKNIVEWLVDLGIEPSKRQAREDITKGAISMNGEKVSDVGMEVTANEAIGGRFIIIRKGKKNYSLVKLS; via the coding sequence ATGAATATTATCGACGAACTAGAATGGCGCGATGCCATCAATCAACAAACCGATGCCGAAGGGCTTAGAGAACTGACTAATCAAAAATCGGTATCCTTGTACTGTGGTGTAGATCCAACAGGTGACAGTATGCATATCGGCCATTTGATTCCGTTCATGGTACTTAAAAGATTCCAGCTTGCAGGACATCGTCCAGTAATTCTAATTGGTGGTGCTACAGGTACGATTGGTGATCCAAGTGGACGTCAGTCCGAACGCTCTTTGCAGACACTGGAGCAAATCCAAGCCAACGTGGATGCACTTACTGCACAAATGAAAAAGCTGTTCATAACCGATGGCGACAATCAAATTCGCATGGTGAACAACTACGATTGGACGCATAAAATCAATGTTATCGAATTTTTGCGTGACTATGGGAAGAACTTCAGCATCAATTCGATGCTTGCCAAAGATGTAGTAGCCAGCAGATTGGACAGCGGTATTTCCTTTACGGAATTCTCCTACCAAATCCTGCAATCCCTAGATTACCTGCATCTGTACCAGCATGAAGATGTACAATTGCAAATTGGTGGCTCTGACCAATGGGGCAACATTACAAGCGGCCTTGATCTGATTCGTAGAAAAGAAGGATCTGAGGCTGTAGCATTCGGACTTACTATTCCGCTTATGCTAAAAGCTGATGGCACGAAATTCGGTAAAACAGCTGGTGGAGCAATCTGGCTAGATCCGAACAAAACGACCGCATTTGAGTTCTACCAGTTCTGGGCAAATACAGATGACCGTGATGTTGTGAAATACTTGAAGTACTTTACATTCCTCTCGAAAGAACAAATTGATGGACTTGCAGAAAAAGTGCAAACCGAACCGCATAAGCGTGAAGCGCAAAAAACACTGGCTGAGGAAATGACCAGATTCGTACATGGAGAGGAGCTGTTGGAGCAGGCTAAACGTATTACGGCAGCTTTGTTCAGTGGAGATATTAAATCCCTAACCGCTGACGAGATCGAGCAGGGCTTCAAGGAAATGCCAACGTACGAAACGACATTAGAGTCCAAAAATATCGTGGAATGGCTTGTTGATTTAGGAATTGAGCCATCCAAACGTCAAGCACGTGAGGATATCACCAAAGGTGCAATTTCGATGAACGGTGAGAAGGTTAGCGATGTTGGAATGGAAGTTACAGCTAACGAAGCTATCGGCGGCCGATTTATTATTATCCGTAAGGGTAAGAAAAACTATAGCTTGGTGAAATTGTCTTAG